A genomic stretch from Roseovarius nanhaiticus includes:
- a CDS encoding AAA-like domain-containing protein, producing MVFYQGPIPIGNDSYIERDLVNILCGELLNERWVLFLGPRQHGKTTALIRVKKLIDDAGIQCVYVDLQQQPPLESYSGFVNWFSAKVAEQLGAEFEQDESLDDLQVALNRVLPEGTSRVVVLVDEASNIQRDDWRNSFFGQLRGLSSARAFAEDIDASKRLTFLFSGTFRPETLIDAANSPFNVCEKIETVDLTEEEVHRLAMLTLGEDERSRQISEKVFSAVGGQPYLIQRLLGKASGAENQQAALATAIDELKTGQADHIINLFSRYLAETNLTKLVATLAANGELDNSPADPDYAFLCTGGLAKRNGGKIIFRNAVYEEVAKTSPQIGNSDPAGERAPVFPLRPESFRKLIDDELREIAYSAQQGAVASYMGNSNRLALAGYGCSIEAILIDYLKRKSEQERRAAGQQAPQCNLNNFETYADAGSLRLVNLVKIANRLLGSNAQVPDALRDWRNLVHPSVATQNYMRDEQLAPEVRAAAALHEIFLRDLPEQP from the coding sequence TGGGTGTTGTTCCTTGGTCCGCGACAACATGGCAAAACTACGGCGTTAATTCGAGTTAAGAAGCTCATAGATGATGCCGGAATACAATGCGTCTATGTCGACTTGCAACAGCAACCACCGCTGGAGAGCTACTCTGGTTTCGTCAACTGGTTCTCAGCGAAGGTTGCAGAGCAACTTGGCGCAGAGTTCGAGCAAGATGAAAGCTTGGACGACTTACAGGTTGCACTAAATCGAGTGCTACCAGAAGGTACAAGCCGGGTCGTCGTACTTGTAGACGAAGCATCAAATATCCAAAGAGATGATTGGCGTAACTCATTCTTTGGCCAACTACGTGGTCTTTCGAGTGCAAGGGCATTCGCAGAGGACATAGACGCATCAAAGCGGCTTACATTTTTGTTCTCCGGCACGTTTCGGCCAGAGACGCTGATCGATGCAGCCAACTCACCTTTTAATGTTTGCGAAAAGATAGAAACGGTCGATTTGACTGAAGAAGAGGTGCATCGGCTGGCTATGCTCACACTAGGGGAGGATGAGCGGTCGCGACAAATTTCTGAAAAGGTGTTTTCCGCAGTAGGAGGTCAACCCTATTTGATACAGAGGTTGCTTGGAAAAGCATCGGGGGCCGAAAATCAGCAGGCTGCGTTAGCGACGGCGATTGATGAGCTTAAGACAGGCCAAGCCGATCATATAATCAACCTGTTCTCTCGCTATTTGGCTGAGACTAATTTGACGAAATTGGTTGCAACGTTGGCAGCTAATGGAGAGCTTGATAACTCTCCAGCTGACCCAGACTACGCGTTTTTGTGCACCGGTGGCCTTGCCAAAAGAAACGGCGGCAAAATTATTTTTAGAAATGCTGTTTACGAAGAAGTCGCCAAGACAAGCCCACAGATAGGGAACAGTGATCCAGCGGGTGAAAGAGCGCCTGTTTTTCCACTCAGACCTGAGAGTTTCAGAAAACTTATCGATGATGAGCTTAGAGAGATAGCATATAGTGCTCAACAAGGCGCCGTTGCTTCATACATGGGCAATAGCAACAGATTGGCACTGGCAGGATATGGCTGTTCAATTGAAGCCATCCTGATTGACTACCTAAAGCGCAAGTCTGAACAAGAAAGGCGCGCCGCGGGCCAACAAGCGCCGCAGTGCAACCTCAACAACTTCGAAACCTATGCAGACGCAGGCAGCCTACGTCTGGTTAACCTTGTCAAAATAGCCAATCGTCTCTTGGGCTCTAACGCCCAAGTGCCAGATGCCCTTAGGGATTGGAGAAACCTAGTTCACCCAAGCGTAGCCACACAAAACTATATGAGAGACGAACAACTGGCGCCAGAAGTTCGAGCTGCGGCTGCTCTTCACGAGATATTTCTGCGTGATCTACCTGAGCAGCCTTAG
- a CDS encoding DNA cytosine methyltransferase, which produces MSKELKVISLYTGVGGLDFGFEAAGFVTRVACEIDKVACRTMRLNRPEWPVLEGDIHNFSSEQILTAAQLLPEEADVLIGGPPCQPFSKSSYWFNGDTRRLDDPRASTLDAFLRVLRDTKPKAFLLENVYGLVYRDKDEGLKHLLSGIDAINTKAGTNYKVHWKMVNSARYGVPQARERVFLIASRDGRDFQFPAETHASVDEIAPLDDREPFRTAWDAIGDLPKNSNETSIAVGGKWGDLLPSIPEGHNYLWHTNRRGGQNLFGWRTRYWSFLLKLAKDQPSWTIQAQPGSAVGPFHWNNRKLTTQEMCRIQTFPDGLVFDCGRTDVQKMLGNAVPSLVAEVLARSIRSQILDDAPEGSLRLLPPKRLPVPEPEPVDKVPGKYMYMVGEHKDHPGTKRQKERQRKTSPKLTLSEP; this is translated from the coding sequence GTGTCTAAGGAACTTAAAGTCATAAGCCTTTACACAGGTGTCGGGGGTCTTGATTTCGGCTTTGAAGCTGCAGGGTTTGTTACGCGCGTCGCTTGCGAAATCGATAAGGTCGCCTGCCGCACAATGCGTCTCAATCGGCCTGAGTGGCCTGTTCTGGAAGGCGACATACACAACTTCTCTTCGGAACAGATACTCACAGCGGCACAGCTACTTCCCGAAGAAGCCGATGTACTGATCGGCGGGCCACCCTGCCAGCCGTTCTCGAAGTCGTCATATTGGTTTAACGGTGATACTCGGCGGCTGGACGACCCTCGGGCGTCTACGCTGGATGCGTTTTTGCGTGTGCTTCGCGATACAAAGCCCAAAGCGTTTCTCTTAGAGAATGTGTATGGGCTCGTTTATCGTGACAAAGACGAAGGATTGAAGCATCTGTTGTCTGGCATTGATGCGATTAACACAAAAGCTGGAACTAACTACAAAGTTCACTGGAAAATGGTGAATTCCGCTCGATACGGCGTTCCACAAGCTCGGGAGCGCGTTTTTCTTATCGCAAGCCGGGACGGGCGTGATTTTCAATTTCCTGCGGAAACGCATGCTTCAGTAGACGAAATCGCGCCTTTGGATGATCGAGAGCCATTCCGTACGGCTTGGGATGCAATCGGAGACCTTCCTAAGAATTCTAATGAAACTTCAATTGCGGTAGGGGGAAAATGGGGTGATCTACTACCGTCGATCCCTGAGGGTCACAACTACCTTTGGCATACAAATCGCCGAGGCGGTCAAAACTTGTTTGGTTGGCGAACTCGATACTGGAGTTTCCTGTTGAAACTTGCCAAAGACCAGCCATCATGGACCATACAAGCGCAGCCGGGTTCCGCAGTTGGTCCATTCCACTGGAATAATCGCAAACTGACCACACAAGAGATGTGCCGAATTCAAACCTTTCCAGATGGTTTGGTGTTTGATTGCGGCCGAACCGATGTGCAAAAAATGCTGGGGAATGCAGTACCGTCGCTTGTTGCCGAAGTTTTGGCTCGTTCCATCCGGTCGCAGATATTGGACGATGCCCCGGAAGGCTCGCTGAGACTTCTCCCGCCGAAGCGGTTGCCAGTTCCAGAGCCGGAGCCCGTCGATAAAGTGCCTGGAAAGTACATGTATATGGTCGGTGAACACAAAGACCACCCGGGAACGAAAAGGCAAAAAGAGAGGCAAAGGAAAACGTCTCCCAAGTTAACCTTATCTGAGCCTTAG
- a CDS encoding restriction endonuclease, SacI family, with amino-acid sequence MKIDKVAAKELVRHQAERDDVPSAWIGKVRELSRLCEEGVSKTHLAFLATAMLAKACDRRADLFAIKPQHAKNAEGAFSARVLCHSVLVPLSAELGFSLGVTGREPLNNQPYFRMTRLDDGTPVHPGGRAAFEYMLDLVRELEQGDEENAADALAAFVAVRREFQPNYADHSSSITVVPWKLAELAEGFVSEASENGRRAQAVAAGLMDTVYGADRVESGRVNDPSRRHPGDVCVVNAERTGWEKAIEVRDKPVAASDVQIFGKKCLDLGVRDAALLMVSEKQTILDSVALQRWAQNFGLGLTLFVGWQSFVEQVLYWSPLTKPDVAKLAIGTIHKRLVEVEVAETSVVRWQEITAKANT; translated from the coding sequence TTGAAGATTGACAAAGTAGCAGCGAAGGAGCTGGTGCGGCACCAAGCGGAGCGCGATGATGTACCATCTGCATGGATAGGTAAGGTTCGAGAGTTGTCGCGGTTGTGCGAAGAAGGGGTGTCCAAGACCCACTTGGCTTTTTTGGCGACCGCCATGCTTGCCAAAGCCTGCGACAGACGCGCAGACCTATTCGCTATTAAGCCGCAGCACGCCAAGAACGCAGAAGGAGCTTTTTCGGCTCGGGTTCTGTGTCATAGCGTCTTAGTCCCCCTATCCGCCGAGCTTGGGTTTAGCTTAGGTGTGACTGGGCGAGAACCTCTGAACAATCAGCCTTACTTTCGGATGACGCGGCTGGACGATGGTACACCGGTCCATCCGGGTGGTCGGGCGGCATTCGAGTACATGCTGGACCTAGTAAGAGAACTAGAGCAAGGCGACGAGGAAAATGCTGCTGACGCGTTAGCGGCCTTTGTCGCAGTTCGCAGAGAATTCCAGCCAAACTACGCCGACCATAGCTCTTCGATTACGGTTGTGCCTTGGAAACTGGCAGAACTGGCGGAAGGTTTCGTCAGCGAAGCTTCCGAGAACGGACGTAGAGCGCAAGCCGTTGCGGCGGGCCTAATGGATACTGTCTACGGCGCGGATAGGGTTGAGAGCGGGCGTGTGAATGACCCTAGTCGTCGGCATCCCGGAGATGTGTGCGTAGTTAACGCTGAAAGAACTGGCTGGGAAAAAGCTATAGAGGTGCGCGACAAACCGGTGGCAGCTTCAGATGTTCAAATATTTGGGAAGAAGTGCTTGGACTTAGGGGTAAGAGACGCCGCGCTTCTGATGGTTTCAGAAAAGCAAACTATTTTGGATAGCGTGGCTCTGCAGCGCTGGGCACAAAACTTTGGACTGGGCTTGACGCTGTTTGTGGGTTGGCAAAGTTTTGTGGAGCAAGTGCTCTACTGGAGCCCCCTAACAAAACCGGACGTTGCCAAATTGGCAATAGGAACAATCCACAAACGGCTGGTCGAGGTTGAGGTTGCGGAGACGTCTGTCGTTCGCTGGCAAGAAATAACTGCGAAGGCAAATACTTGA